One Acidobacteriota bacterium genomic window, GCGTCGCCCACGAGCGCCAGGTCAACCTTTACGTTCTTGTTGACCTCAGAAGGATCCACGTCAAAATGGATTTTTTTAGCGTTGGTGGCAAATCCACTGATGCGGCCTGTAACGCGGTCGTCAAAGCGTGCTCCGACGGCGATCAGCAGGTCACTGTTGCTCACCGCCATATTAGTGGCGTAGGAACCGTGCATGCCCAGCATGCCCAGTGATAGGGGATGCCCGGAAGGGAAACTGCCCAGGCCCATCAGCGTGGTGGTCACGGGAATGTGGGTGATCTCGGCAAGTTCGCGCAGCAGTTCCGAGGCGTTGGCGGAAATGACTCCTCCGCCCGCGTAAAGCACCGGCTGCTGGCTGGCTCGGATCATCTCGCAGGCCCGCTGCATCTGCTCTCGGGTCCACTCGCCGGGCTTATCAACGCGATGCGATTCTTTGCTGGGCGGGTAGCTCGGCTCGGCCTTTTCGAGCAGCACACTCTTGGGAAGATCAACCAGCACGGGCCCTGGCCGCCCCGAAGCAGCAATCTCAAATGCCTGCTGGATCACATAGGGAATGTCGGCCGCCTTTTTCACCAGGAAGGCGCGTTTGGTGATGGGCAGCGCGATCCCGACGGTGTCGGCTTCCTGAAATGCGTCTTTGCCAATTAAGTTCGCGGGCACCTGGCCGGTCAAGGCAACAACCGGGATGGAATCCATCATTGAGGAGGTAAGCGCCGTGATCATGTTGGTGGCGCCGGGACCGGAAGTAGAGAGGCAAACGCCCGGCTTTCCCGTCACTCGCGCATATCCATCGGCAGCGAAAGCCGCCGCCTGCTCGTGGCGCACCAATAGATGGTGTATTCCCGCGCTGTACATGGCGTCATAAAGGGGGAGCACGGCGCCGCCCGGCAGGCCGAAAATGACCTCCACCTTCTGCCGAACCAGGCTTTCCAGCAGGATTTCTGAACCTGAAAAAGTCTTAGCCATAAACCGTTAGACTCCGGAGTTAATATGATGTTGCCAAGTCACGTGTTTAATACTCAGATGACAGATACCGACCAGTCGGTAGGTAGAATACCATTGCTTTCTTGGCCGAGTCAACTGGTATTTTACGCTTTTTGGCAGATTTCTTTTGAGCTCCTGCGCCGATCAAAGCGCCAGGCTATTTCCTAATCGAAGGATTGCCATTAATGCAGGGACTGCGAGCTGTCGCGATCGACCGCCGGTAAACCCAGCCGTCGCCCACACTCCTCTAGAATTTCAGCCGTGCGGCTGGCGCCCACACGCGAGACCCCGAGAGTGCGAACTTCCAGCAATCTATCGAGATTACGAATGCCTCCCGCGGCTTTCACCTGCACGTGTTCGGGTGAATGCCGGCGCATGAGCTTGAGATCTTCGATGGTAGCACCTCCCGGGCCATAGCCGGTCGAAGTCTTTACCCAGTCGACGCCCAGTTCACCGCAGATCTCGCAGAGCCTGATCTTGTGCTCGTCCCGCAGGTAACAGTTCTCGAAAATAACTTTCACCTTTTGCCCGCGGCCCTGCGTCACCTCGATCACGGCCCGAATATCCTGCCGTACGTAGTCCCAATCCTCGCTCAGAACTTTGCTGATGTTCACCACCATATCGAGCTCCTCGCCACCATCATCGAGCGCGCCCAGGGCTTCCGCAACTTTGGTAACCGTGGTGTGGCCGCCGTGCGGAAAGCCGACGGTGGTGCTCGCCTTTACCGTGCTCCCCTTCAGAATTTCGGCGCAGCGCCGCAGCGCGTAAGGCATCACGCAGACGCTCGCGCAGTCGTAATCGAGCGCCCGATGGCAGCCCTGTTCAAGCTCGCCCGCAGTCATCGCGGGATTCAGCAGGGAATGGTCGATCATTTTTGCGATGTCGGAATATGTATAGTCCATGAAGCCTCTCCCCAGGCATCCTCAACCTTTCGAATGCGTTTGATGCTTGTAATTTGCCGCCTTGAGAGGAGTATAATTGGCCCCATGCTACGGCGCAAATTCTTTGGCAGCCTGATCGCTGGAAGCGCGCTGGCTCCAGTGGCTGCGTCTACGCAGCCGTCCGTGGGGCAGCCAGTGCAGGAGCCCTATCTTGAGCGCCAGGCCTCTGGCCTTCCGCACAAAGGGAAAGTTCTTCTCGCAATCGAAGCGCACGCGGACGATATCTCACAGATGGCGGGCGGTACGGTGGCCAAGCTCATTG contains:
- the deoC gene encoding deoxyribose-phosphate aldolase, which encodes MDYTYSDIAKMIDHSLLNPAMTAGELEQGCHRALDYDCASVCVMPYALRRCAEILKGSTVKASTTVGFPHGGHTTVTKVAEALGALDDGGEELDMVVNISKVLSEDWDYVRQDIRAVIEVTQGRGQKVKVIFENCYLRDEHKIRLCEICGELGVDWVKTSTGYGPGGATIEDLKLMRRHSPEHVQVKAAGGIRNLDRLLEVRTLGVSRVGASRTAEILEECGRRLGLPAVDRDSSQSLH
- the ilvB gene encoding biosynthetic-type acetolactate synthase large subunit; its protein translation is MAKTFSGSEILLESLVRQKVEVIFGLPGGAVLPLYDAMYSAGIHHLLVRHEQAAAFAADGYARVTGKPGVCLSTSGPGATNMITALTSSMMDSIPVVALTGQVPANLIGKDAFQEADTVGIALPITKRAFLVKKAADIPYVIQQAFEIAASGRPGPVLVDLPKSVLLEKAEPSYPPSKESHRVDKPGEWTREQMQRACEMIRASQQPVLYAGGGVISANASELLRELAEITHIPVTTTLMGLGSFPSGHPLSLGMLGMHGSYATNMAVSNSDLLIAVGARFDDRVTGRISGFATNAKKIHFDVDPSEVNKNVKVDLALVGDARETLQALIDELKRSGRKTATAERTHWLKRIDSWRAEHPLGYNRYTKIVKPQYVVESIAEHADKDAIIAVDVGQHQMWAAQFYDFHYPRTWLSSSGLGTMGYGFPAALGAQMAYPDRQVIAVVGDGGFQMTLNDLATMVQYRVPVKIAVINNRSLGMVRQWQEIFFEKRYCDIDLNFSPDFSKLAESYGIRASRVEHQADVEDAVSDFLSDREPRLIDFWVDPAENCYPIVPSGASIAEMVVEPPRTLVEEEVLDDLWAM